In Xiphophorus hellerii strain 12219 chromosome 13, Xiphophorus_hellerii-4.1, whole genome shotgun sequence, the following proteins share a genomic window:
- the LOC116730986 gene encoding gastrula zinc finger protein XlCGF8.2DB-like produces GEKPFLCVKCGKSFSQKRHLTLHMMIHTGEKPFLCPFSCVNCGKGFSHKQHLTQHMMTHTGEKPFSCVTCGKSFSQKLSLTQHMMIHTGEKPFSCVNCGKSFSQKLSLTQHMMIHTGEKPFSCVNCGKSFSQKQHLTRHMMIHTGEKPFSCVNCGKSFSRKLSLTQHMMIHTGEKQ; encoded by the exons ggtgaaaagccgtttttatgtgtgaaatgtggaaaaagttttagtcaaaaacggcatttaactctgcacatgatgattcacactggtgaaaagccgtttttatgt ccattttcatgtgtgaattgtggaaaaggttttagtcacaaacagcatttgactcagcacatgatgactcacactggtgaaaagccgttttcatgtgtgacttgtggaaaaagttttagtcaaaaacttagtttaactcagcacatgatgattcacactggtgaaaagccgttttcatgtgtgaactgtggaaaaagttttagtcaaaaacttagtttaactcagcacatgatgattcacactggtgaaaagccgttttcatgtgtgaattgtggaaaaagttttagtcaaaaacagcatttaactcggcacatgatgattcatactggtgaaaagccattttcatgtgtgaactgtggaaaaagttttagtcgaaaacttagtttaactcagcacatgatgattcacactg gtgaaaagcagtag